One segment of Desulfosudis oleivorans Hxd3 DNA contains the following:
- the queF gene encoding preQ(1) synthase, which produces MSDNPQPPLPYTALSADTVGTKMLTVIEYAYRETRPIDVVIRQPEFTSLCPMTGLPDYGCITIRYRPRHHIVELKSLKYYLLQYRNVGIFYEHVINRILNDLSGAVAPVWMEVSGEFTARGGITTTVTAATGDQ; this is translated from the coding sequence ATGAGTGACAACCCGCAGCCCCCGCTTCCCTACACGGCGCTTTCCGCCGACACGGTGGGCACCAAGATGCTTACCGTGATTGAATATGCCTACCGGGAGACACGGCCCATCGACGTGGTGATCCGGCAGCCGGAATTCACTTCCCTCTGCCCCATGACCGGGCTGCCCGACTACGGATGCATCACCATCCGCTACCGTCCCCGCCATCATATTGTGGAACTCAAATCATTGAAATACTATCTTCTGCAATATCGCAATGTGGGCATATTCTACGAGCACGTGATCAACCGAATTCTAAACGATCTGTCCGGGGCCGTGGCCCCCGTATGGATGGAGGTCTCCGGAGAATTCACCGCACGCGGCGGTATCACCACAACCGTCACCGCGGCAACCGGAGACCAATAA